A stretch of the Panthera uncia isolate 11264 chromosome D1, Puncia_PCG_1.0, whole genome shotgun sequence genome encodes the following:
- the LOC125911394 gene encoding olfactory receptor 5T1-like — MPGLTLDLDLYTIKLKNVTEFTTFILTGFIDDFEVQIFLFLLFLAIYLFTLVGNLGLVILVIGDSRLHNPMYYFLSVLSFLDACYSSVVTPKMLVNFLAENKAISYVGCAAQMLLFVTFGTTECFLLAAMAYDRYVAIYNPLLYSVSMSPRVYVPLIVASYVGGILHASVHTVATFSLSFCASNEIRHVFCDIPPLLAISCSDTHTNQLLLSYLVGSVEIVTILTVLISYGFILLAIRKIHSAAGRRKVFSTCGSHLTGVSIYHGTILFTYVRPSSSYALDHDMIASTFYTIVIPMLNPIIYSLRNKDVKEAMKNLFGKNWYINKVYFSH, encoded by the coding sequence atgcCAGGGTTGACATTGGATTTAGATTTATACACAATTAAGTTGAAAAATGTAACTGAGTTCACTACGTTTATATTGACGGGTTTCATAGATGATTTTGAGGTGCAAATCTTCCTCTTTTTACTATTTCTAGCAATCTACCTTTTTACTCTGGTAGGAAATTTGGGACTAGTTATATTAGTCATTGGGGATTCTCGGCTACACAACCCCATGTACTACTTTCTGAGCGTATTGTCTTTCCTGGATGCCTGTTATTCTTCAGTTGTCACCCCCAAAATGTTGGTCAATTTCCTCGCAGAGAATAAAGCCATTTCCTATGTTGGATGTGCAGCGCAGATGCTTCTCTTTGTTACTTTTGGGACCACAGAATGCTTTCTCTTGGCTGCAATGGCATATGACCGCTATGTCGCCATCTACAACCCTCTCCTGTACTCAGTGAGCATGTCACCCAGAGTCTATGTGCCGCTCATCGTTGCTTCCTACGTGGGTGGCATTTTGCATGCTTCCGTACACACCGTGGCCACATTCAGCCTGTCCTTCTGCGCATCCAATGAAATTAGACATGTCTTTTGTGACATCCCTCCTCTCCTCGCCATTTCTTGTTCGGACACTCACACAAACCAGCTCCTGCTCTCCTACCTTGTGGGCTCCGTTGAGATCGTCACTATCCTGACAGTTCTGATCTCCTATGGTTTCATTCTGTTGGCCATTCGGAAGATTCATTCTGCTGCAGGGAGGCGGAAAGTCTTTTCTACATGTGGCTCTCACCTAACTGGAGTGTCAATATATCACGGAACCATCCTCTTCACGTACGTGAGACCGAGTTCCAGCTATGCTCTGGACCATGACATGATAGCCTCAACATTTTACACGATTGTGATTCCCATGCTGAATCCCATCATCTACAGTTTAAggaacaaagatgtaaaagaagcGATGAAAAATCTGTTTGGTAAAAATTGGTATATCAATAAAGTCTACTTTTCACATTGA
- the LOC125916042 gene encoding olfactory receptor 5T3-like: protein MSGFPSDLNLHSIQMENVTKVTMFILTGFTDDFEVQIFLFLLFLAIYLFTLVGNLGLVILVIGDSRLHNPMYYFLSVLSFLDACYSSVVTPKVLVNFLAENKAISYVGCAAQMLLFVTFGTTECFLLAAMAYDRYVAIYNPLLYSVSMSPRVYVPLIVASYVGGILHASVHTVATFSLSFCASNEIRHVFCDIPPLLAISCSDTHTNQLLLSYLVGSVEIVTILTVLISYGFILLAIRKIHSAAGRRKVFSTCGSHLTGVSIYHGTILFTYVRPSSSYALDHDMIASTFYTIVIPMLNPIIYSLRNKDVKEVMKKLVKIDS, encoded by the coding sequence ATGTCAGGGTTCCCATCAGATTTAAATTTACACAGCATTCAGATGGAAAATGTGACCAAAGTCACCATGTTTATATTGACGGGTTTCACAGATGATTTTGAGGTGCAAATCTTCCTCTTTTTACTATTTCTAGCAATCTACCTTTTTACTCTGGTAGGAAATTTGGGACTAGTTATATTAGTCATTGGGGATTCTCGGCTACACAACCCCATGTACTACTTTCTGAGCGTATTGTCTTTCCTGGATGCCTGTTATTCTTCAGTTGTCACCCCCAAAGTGTTGGTCAATTTCCTCGCAGAGAATAAAGCCATTTCCTATGTTGGATGTGCAGCGCAGATGCTTCTCTTTGTTACTTTTGGGACCACAGAATGCTTTCTCTTGGCTGCAATGGCATATGACCGCTATGTCGCCATCTACAACCCTCTCCTGTACTCAGTGAGCATGTCACCCAGAGTCTATGTGCCGCTCATCGTTGCTTCCTACGTGGGTGGCATTTTGCATGCTTCCGTACACACCGTGGCCACATTCAGCCTGTCCTTCTGCGCATCCAATGAAATTAGACATGTCTTTTGTGACATCCCTCCTCTCCTCGCCATTTCTTGTTCGGACACTCACACAAACCAGCTCCTGCTCTCCTACCTTGTGGGCTCCGTTGAGATCGTCACTATCCTGACAGTTCTGATCTCCTATGGTTTCATTCTGTTGGCCATTCGGAAGATTCATTCTGCTGCAGGGAGGCGGAAAGTCTTTTCTACATGTGGCTCTCACCTAACTGGAGTGTCAATATATCACGGAACCATCCTCTTCACGTACGTGAGACCGAGTTCCAGCTATGCTCTGGACCATGACATGATAGCCTCAACATTTTACACGATTGTGATTCCCATGCTGAATCCCATCATCTACAGTTTAAggaacaaagatgtaaaagaagtgatgaaaaaattggtaaaaattGATTCCtaa